A window from Streptosporangiales bacterium encodes these proteins:
- a CDS encoding dihydrofolate reductase, with the protein MRVVTPFDDLELPGNVEAVLYTGPPSEPSGHEDAEFYVAPYMKSPAETLSFLDQMPKLQTVQLLTAGYEGVIDHLPDGVTLCNARGVHDASTAELAVTLTLASLRGIPEFVRAQQDGQWAFQLRPALADKTVLILGYGSIGQAVERRLAGFEVDVVRVARSAREGVHPMTELPDLLPTADVIVVLVPLTEESNGMIDAGFLARMKDGAVLVNVARGKVVQTDALLAELETGRILAALDVTDPEPLPSHHPLWQAPGCLISPHVGGPTSAFFPRAKRLVTEQVRRFVAGEPLEHVVRPGR; encoded by the coding sequence ATGAGGGTGGTCACCCCGTTCGACGACCTGGAGCTGCCGGGCAACGTGGAGGCGGTGCTCTACACCGGCCCGCCGAGCGAGCCCAGCGGGCACGAGGACGCCGAGTTCTACGTAGCGCCCTACATGAAGAGCCCGGCGGAGACGCTCAGCTTCCTCGACCAGATGCCGAAGCTGCAGACCGTGCAACTGCTCACCGCCGGGTACGAGGGGGTCATCGACCACCTCCCCGACGGCGTGACGCTGTGCAACGCACGCGGCGTGCACGATGCGAGCACCGCCGAGCTCGCCGTCACCCTCACGCTGGCGTCGCTGCGCGGCATCCCGGAGTTCGTACGGGCGCAGCAGGACGGCCAGTGGGCGTTCCAGCTGCGCCCGGCGCTCGCCGACAAGACGGTGCTCATCCTCGGGTACGGGTCGATCGGCCAGGCGGTCGAGCGGCGGCTGGCCGGCTTCGAGGTCGACGTGGTGCGGGTCGCGCGGTCCGCGCGCGAAGGCGTGCACCCGATGACCGAGCTGCCCGACCTGCTGCCGACCGCCGACGTGATCGTCGTGCTCGTGCCGCTGACCGAGGAGAGCAACGGCATGATCGACGCAGGCTTCCTCGCCAGGATGAAGGACGGCGCGGTGCTGGTGAACGTCGCGCGCGGGAAGGTCGTGCAGACCGACGCCCTGCTCGCCGAGCTGGAGACGGGGCGGATCCTCGCCGCGCTCGACGTCACCGACCCGGAGCCGCTGCCCTCGCACCACCCGCTCTGGCAGGCGCCCGGCTGCCTGATCAGCCCGCACGTCGGCGGGCCCACGTCGGCGTTCTTCCCGCGGGCCAAGCGGCTGGTGACGGA